A region from the Heptranchias perlo isolate sHepPer1 unplaced genomic scaffold, sHepPer1.hap1 HAP1_SCAFFOLD_252, whole genome shotgun sequence genome encodes:
- the LOC137310405 gene encoding zinc finger protein 239-like, with translation MRQHQRLHTGEKPFACPVCHKAFARSSDQLVHQRIHMREKPYRCLACPMSFVRSSSLLMHQRVHTGMKIYKCPICAKMYSHLSPFSTHRCCHSGESSDRSPAQAKTPGPNGDPSPSSSSSPRPPKQHLCSVCGKSFSRPYSLTVHRRVHTGERPYKCTLCDQAFAHAYSFLNHQRLHSGDKAYKCSMCGKAFLRSTALLVHERIHSEWPRRAFSRRSQLFRRRAARSGSTPPPPASGHSVTPPTSRGIGAPSEGRSSPNAGRVRRTSPRLLKRHQTQE, from the coding sequence ATGCGCCAGCACCAGCGTCTCCACACTGGCGAGAAGCCCTTCGCCTGCCCGGTGTGCCACAAGGCCTTTGCCCGCTCCTCCGACCAGCTGGTCCACCAGCGCATCCACATGAGGGAGAAGCCCTACCGCTGCTTGGCCTGCCCCATGAGCTTCGTCCGCTCCTCCTCGCTACTGATGCACCAGCGGGTCCACACCGGCATGAAGATCTACAAGTGCCCCATTTGCGCCAAGATGTACAGCCACCTGTCACCCTTCTCCACGCACAGGTGCTGCCACTCCGGGGAAAGCTCCGACAGATCTCCGGCCCAGGCGAAGACCCCTGGTCCCAACGGGGACCCTtcaccttcctcctcttcctccccccgcccaccGAAGCAGCACCTGTGCTCGGTGTGCGGGAAGAGCTTCTCCCGGCCGTACAGCCTCACCGTCCACCGGCGCGTCCACACCGGCGAGCGGCCCTACAAGTGCACGCTGTGCGACCAGGCCTTCGCCCACGCCTACAGCTTCCTGAACCACCAGCGCCTGCACAGCGGGGACAAGGCCTACAAGTGCTCGATGTGCGGGAAGGCCTTCCTCCGCTCGACGGCCCTCCTGGTCCACGAGCGCATCCACTCAGAGTGGCCTCGGCGGGCCTTCAGCCGGCGGTCGCAGCTGTTCCGGCGCCGTGCGGCGAGGTCCGGttcgacccctcccccacccgcctCCGGTCACTCGGTTACCCCTCCGACCTCTCGCGGGATCGGCGCGCCCTCTGAGGGGAGGAGCTCTCCAAATGCTGGGCGTGTGAGAAGGACTTCACCTCGTCTCCTGAAACGTCACCAGACGCAGGAGTAG